From the Nodularia sp. NIES-3585 genome, one window contains:
- a CDS encoding M1 family metallopeptidase: MSQFYFDTEKNGHKSFELPGARPHYNPDRPGQVEHIFLDLCLDIPHQSYHGTCSIRLLPIRNGLDRLTLDAVNLNIQSVKVDERAQNFDYNGEQLFIQLSQPTQIGKHLLIAIAYSVEKPQRGIYFIQPDQYYPKKPTQVWTQGEDEDSRFWFPCFDYPGQLSTSEIRVRVPKNLIAISNGELIDTQKDGDEKIYHWSQQQIHPTYLMTLAVGDFAEIRDEWQGKPVIYYVEKGRKDDAKRSMGKTPRMMEFLSQKYGYTYAFPKYAQVCVDDFIFGGMENTSTTLLTDRCLLDERATLDNRNTESLVVHELAHQWFGDLLVIKHWSHAWIKEGMASYSEVMWTEHEYGDQEAAYYRLLEARSYLSEDSNRYRRPMVTHVYREAIELYDRHIYEKGSCVYHMIRAELGEELFWPAIHTFVQDHAHKTVETVDLLRSIEKATGRNLTFLFDQYVYRGGHPDFKVAYAWDGDANLAKVTVTQTQADKNNRQDLFDLKIPIGFGYTQPGKPAQLNTFTVRVNEQEQSFYFPLAEKPQFVSFDVGNHFLKTVTLEYSVPELKAQLEFDPNPISRIYAAEALAKKGGLEATNALSNALKHDSFWGVQVEIAKQLAEIKLDQAFDGLVPGLQDQNAFVRRAVVEALATIKTHDSYKAVKKLVKDGDPSYYVEAAASRAVGSIASVNLAEKPKEEKVIKLLQSVLESKAGWNEVVRSGAVGGLAELKTSEAALNLLLEYTKLGTPQPLRLATIRALGKISVGQSPMNLERILEKLAELAKETFFLTQVAVVMALGKMETRKAMGILRSLADQTPDGRVRRYAEEEISQVQKNVGTDNALRQMREELDQIKQQNQELKSRLEGLEAKSNSH; encoded by the coding sequence ATGTCGCAGTTTTATTTTGATACAGAGAAAAACGGTCATAAATCTTTTGAATTACCAGGCGCTAGACCGCACTACAACCCCGACCGCCCTGGACAGGTAGAGCATATTTTTCTCGATTTGTGCTTGGATATTCCTCACCAAAGTTACCACGGGACTTGCAGCATTCGCCTGTTGCCGATCCGTAATGGCCTTGACCGTTTGACTTTGGATGCTGTCAACTTGAATATCCAGTCTGTAAAAGTAGATGAAAGAGCGCAGAATTTTGACTATAACGGAGAACAGCTTTTTATTCAACTTTCTCAACCAACACAGATTGGTAAGCATTTGTTGATTGCGATCGCCTATTCAGTCGAAAAACCCCAACGCGGGATCTACTTTATCCAACCAGACCAATATTACCCCAAAAAACCCACCCAAGTCTGGACTCAAGGCGAAGACGAAGACTCTCGTTTCTGGTTTCCCTGCTTCGACTATCCCGGACAACTTTCCACTTCAGAAATTCGGGTGCGGGTTCCCAAAAACTTAATTGCTATTTCCAACGGCGAACTCATTGACACCCAAAAAGATGGGGATGAAAAAATCTACCATTGGTCACAACAACAAATTCATCCTACCTACTTAATGACCTTAGCAGTCGGTGATTTTGCCGAAATTCGTGATGAATGGCAAGGTAAACCCGTAATCTACTATGTAGAAAAGGGTAGAAAAGACGATGCTAAACGCAGCATGGGCAAAACTCCCCGCATGATGGAGTTTTTGAGCCAAAAGTATGGTTATACTTATGCTTTTCCTAAATATGCCCAAGTTTGTGTCGATGATTTCATCTTTGGCGGAATGGAGAATACGTCCACAACCCTACTAACAGATAGATGTTTACTCGATGAACGGGCTACTTTAGATAATCGCAACACAGAAAGTTTAGTTGTTCACGAATTAGCGCACCAGTGGTTTGGTGACTTACTCGTAATTAAACATTGGTCTCATGCTTGGATTAAGGAAGGTATGGCTTCCTATTCTGAGGTGATGTGGACAGAACATGAATATGGCGACCAAGAAGCCGCGTATTATCGATTATTAGAAGCGAGAAGTTACTTAAGCGAAGATAGCAACCGCTACCGCCGCCCGATGGTAACTCATGTTTACCGGGAAGCCATAGAACTTTATGATCGCCATATCTACGAAAAAGGGTCTTGTGTTTATCACATGATCCGGGCAGAATTAGGAGAAGAATTATTTTGGCCAGCAATTCACACCTTTGTCCAAGATCATGCCCATAAAACTGTAGAAACAGTAGACTTACTCCGGTCAATTGAAAAGGCTACGGGGCGCAATCTCACATTCCTCTTCGACCAGTACGTTTATCGTGGTGGCCATCCCGATTTTAAAGTAGCTTATGCTTGGGATGGGGATGCTAATTTAGCCAAAGTGACAGTCACTCAAACCCAAGCCGACAAAAATAATCGTCAAGACTTGTTTGACCTGAAAATCCCCATTGGTTTTGGCTACACTCAACCGGGTAAACCTGCACAACTCAACACTTTCACAGTGCGAGTCAATGAACAGGAACAAAGTTTTTACTTCCCCTTGGCAGAAAAGCCTCAATTTGTCAGCTTTGATGTCGGAAATCATTTTCTCAAAACTGTGACTTTGGAATATTCAGTCCCAGAGTTGAAAGCACAGTTAGAATTTGATCCTAACCCCATTTCTCGCATCTATGCCGCCGAAGCTTTAGCTAAAAAAGGTGGATTAGAAGCTACCAATGCCTTGTCAAATGCACTCAAACATGATTCATTTTGGGGTGTGCAAGTAGAAATAGCTAAACAACTGGCAGAAATTAAGTTAGATCAAGCCTTTGATGGGTTAGTTCCAGGATTACAAGACCAAAATGCTTTTGTGCGGCGTGCGGTAGTAGAAGCACTAGCGACCATTAAAACCCATGACAGTTACAAAGCTGTGAAAAAGTTGGTCAAAGATGGCGATCCTAGTTACTACGTGGAAGCAGCCGCTAGTCGGGCTGTGGGGTCAATTGCATCTGTGAATTTGGCAGAGAAACCCAAGGAAGAAAAGGTAATTAAACTACTGCAATCGGTTTTAGAATCAAAAGCGGGTTGGAATGAAGTTGTGCGGAGTGGTGCAGTTGGCGGTTTAGCTGAACTTAAAACCTCGGAAGCCGCGTTAAATCTGCTGCTAGAATACACAAAACTTGGTACACCGCAACCGTTGCGTTTAGCCACAATTAGGGCTTTAGGCAAGATTTCTGTGGGTCAAAGCCCGATGAATTTAGAACGGATTTTAGAAAAGTTAGCAGAACTAGCCAAAGAGACCTTCTTTTTAACCCAAGTGGCTGTAGTCATGGCTTTGGGAAAAATGGAAACTCGTAAAGCTATGGGGATTTTGCGATCGCTAGCCGACCAAACACCCGATGGGCGTGTGCGTCGCTATGCTGAAGAGGAAATTTCCCAGGTGCAAAAGAATGTCGGTACAGACAATGCGTTGCGCCAGATGCGTGAGGAACTCGACCAAATCAAGCAACAAAACCAAGAACTGAAAAGTCGCTTAGAAGGTTTAGAAGCAAAATCTAATAGTCATTAG
- a CDS encoding GNAT family N-acetyltransferase — protein sequence MKNYYQDFLIRNWEIGDRTRAASVVSYVLSEYGLGWEPQGADKDVLQVEEFYLETGGEFWVIEHQNQLVGTGAYYPIKRGQKAVEIRKMYLLSSVRGLGLGKYLLQQLEAAIANRGFQQIWIETAGVLVEAVKLYESNGYQPATGVETPRCDRVYMKLLHDS from the coding sequence ATGAAAAACTATTATCAAGATTTTTTGATTCGTAACTGGGAGATAGGCGATCGCACCAGAGCCGCTTCTGTCGTCAGTTATGTATTATCAGAATATGGTCTGGGTTGGGAACCCCAGGGCGCAGACAAAGATGTGCTGCAAGTAGAAGAATTTTACTTAGAAACTGGAGGTGAGTTTTGGGTAATCGAACACCAAAATCAGCTAGTTGGTACGGGGGCATATTACCCGATCAAACGTGGTCAAAAAGCTGTAGAAATCAGGAAAATGTATCTTTTATCCAGTGTCAGGGGTTTAGGACTAGGAAAATATTTGTTACAACAGCTAGAAGCAGCGATCGCGAATCGTGGTTTTCAGCAAATTTGGATTGAAACCGCTGGTGTTTTGGTGGAAGCAGTCAAGTTGTATGAAAGTAATGGTTATCAACCCGCAACGGGTGTGGAAACACCACGCTGCGATCGCGTATATATGAAATTGCTACACGATAGTTAA
- a CDS encoding ComF family protein gives MPTWKHSFNNFLNLFLQSHCPLCQRPTSGEFCPYCTKQLQSCQHKDPAALWQQPIPVFGWGIYGGIVKRAIAVMKYENQPQIARPLGQWLGEAWLLSNVSKINPQPLVIPIPLHPHKQKTRGYNQAGLIAQSFCQTTGLKLQVNGLKRVQDTQAQFGLSVSERENNLAEAFAVGEELRRRRLNVPVLLVDDIYTTGATARSAVKILNQNSISVLGLVAVTTAVKDKYAKSL, from the coding sequence ATGCCAACCTGGAAGCACAGTTTTAACAACTTTCTCAACTTGTTTCTGCAATCCCATTGTCCTTTATGTCAAAGACCGACATCTGGTGAATTTTGTCCTTACTGTACTAAGCAACTCCAAAGCTGTCAGCACAAAGACCCTGCGGCTTTGTGGCAACAACCAATACCAGTATTTGGCTGGGGAATATATGGGGGAATTGTCAAACGCGCGATCGCCGTGATGAAATATGAAAATCAACCCCAAATTGCCCGCCCTTTGGGACAATGGCTAGGAGAAGCATGGTTGTTATCAAATGTGTCAAAAATTAACCCACAGCCCTTAGTCATCCCCATCCCACTCCATCCCCATAAGCAAAAAACGCGCGGTTATAACCAAGCTGGACTCATAGCTCAAAGTTTCTGCCAAACCACTGGGTTAAAATTGCAGGTAAATGGTTTAAAAAGAGTCCAAGATACTCAGGCACAATTTGGTTTATCAGTATCTGAACGAGAAAATAATTTGGCTGAAGCATTTGCGGTTGGCGAAGAATTACGCCGTCGCCGTCTCAATGTCCCAGTGTTGTTAGTTGACGATATTTATACCACTGGTGCTACAGCCAGGTCTGCTGTAAAAATACTTAATCAGAATAGTATTTCTGTCTTAGGTTTAGTAGCTGTTACTACTGCCGTGAAAGATAAATACGCTAAAAGTTTATAG
- a CDS encoding PPC domain-containing protein, with translation MISKAFVVGLRQLMIIPATLIVMGINPRVGFAQNKLYSPVPLTPSTELSDTLSDKDIPTGQGGFGRDYMVQLNKGDKLVIDLSSESFDTIITLLAPNGATVAENDDGPDGTSNSLLFTRIHETGNYIVRVRSFGETGVGPFKLKVTKLQPVK, from the coding sequence ATGATCAGTAAAGCTTTTGTGGTGGGTTTAAGACAACTAATGATTATTCCTGCCACCTTGATAGTAATGGGCATAAATCCCAGGGTAGGATTTGCCCAAAATAAATTGTATAGTCCAGTTCCTTTAACTCCCAGTACGGAACTTTCCGATACATTGTCAGACAAAGACATTCCCACAGGACAGGGTGGGTTTGGACGTGATTATATGGTGCAGCTGAATAAGGGTGATAAATTAGTCATTGACTTGTCCTCAGAGAGTTTTGACACCATCATCACACTTTTAGCACCTAATGGCGCGACAGTAGCAGAAAATGATGATGGACCTGATGGTACTAGCAATTCCTTACTTTTTACCCGCATTCATGAAACAGGAAACTATATTGTCCGTGTCCGGTCTTTTGGGGAAACTGGGGTGGGGCCTTTTAAACTGAAGGTGACAAAGCTGCAACCAGTTAAATAA
- the cobS gene encoding adenosylcobinamide-GDP ribazoletransferase, with amino-acid sequence MNQPQWWKKLVLNLFASIIFYTSIPLPYINGLDFQKVAYFAPLVGLMIGGILGLCDAVMNYLGMPLLTRSALVVSFWMVMTGGLHLDGVMDTADGLAVGNPEKRLEVMADSATGAFGAMTAIALILLKTTALVDTGDHRWLVLMAACGWGRWGQQVAIACYPYLKPTGKGAFHKAAIRSYKDLLPGLLLLFCLSGFLVLLDRKDLFFALSMIMGGSAIATLTGLWFDHKLGGHTGDTYGAVVEWTEALFLCVLTIF; translated from the coding sequence ATGAATCAGCCTCAGTGGTGGAAAAAATTAGTTTTAAATTTATTTGCCAGTATAATATTTTATACCTCTATTCCTCTACCCTATATAAACGGGCTAGACTTCCAAAAAGTGGCGTATTTTGCCCCACTAGTGGGGTTGATGATTGGCGGAATTTTAGGGCTATGTGATGCGGTTATGAATTATCTGGGGATGCCGTTGCTAACTCGTAGCGCCTTGGTAGTGAGTTTTTGGATGGTGATGACTGGAGGATTACACTTAGATGGGGTAATGGATACTGCCGATGGGTTGGCGGTGGGTAACCCCGAAAAACGATTAGAGGTGATGGCGGATAGTGCTACAGGTGCTTTTGGGGCAATGACAGCGATCGCCTTAATATTACTTAAAACTACAGCTTTAGTAGATACTGGTGATCACCGTTGGTTAGTGCTGATGGCGGCTTGTGGATGGGGACGCTGGGGACAACAAGTCGCGATCGCCTGCTATCCTTATTTAAAACCCACTGGTAAAGGTGCATTTCACAAAGCAGCCATTCGTTCATACAAGGATTTATTACCGGGATTATTGTTGCTATTTTGTCTGAGTGGTTTTCTGGTTCTATTAGATAGAAAGGATCTATTTTTTGCCCTGAGTATGATCATGGGTGGAAGTGCGATCGCCACCCTCACCGGATTATGGTTTGATCATAAGTTAGGCGGACACACAGGAGACACTTATGGTGCAGTCGTAGAGTGGACAGAAGCCTTATTCCTCTGTGTCCTCACCATTTTTTAA
- the tgt gene encoding tRNA guanosine(34) transglycosylase Tgt, whose product MSANFSFQSLAECSQTKARAGVFHTPHGPVETPRFMPVGTLANVKTVTPDQLKSTGAQMVLSNTYHLHLQPGERIVAGGGGLHKFMGWNGPMLTDSGGFQVFSLSEMRKISEDGVTFRSPHDGQIIHLTPERSIEIQNTLGADVIMAFDECPPYPASREDVEAATQRTYRWLERCMTFHQRSDQALFGIVQGGVYLDLRAQAAQALAKLDLPGYAIGGVSVGEPPELMADIVRTTAPLLPREKPRYLMGVGTYREMAIAIASGVDLFDCVIPTRWARHGTAIVQGERWNLKNAKFREDYTPLDETCPCYACQNFSRAYISHLVRSQEILGYTLLSIHNITELIRFTQKIREAILSDRFATEFAHWLN is encoded by the coding sequence TTGAGTGCCAACTTTTCTTTTCAATCCCTGGCTGAATGTAGCCAGACAAAAGCCAGGGCTGGAGTATTTCACACACCTCATGGCCCTGTGGAAACCCCAAGATTTATGCCTGTGGGAACCTTGGCAAATGTCAAAACCGTCACCCCAGACCAGTTAAAAAGCACTGGAGCGCAAATGGTATTATCCAATACCTACCATCTCCATCTGCAACCAGGGGAGAGAATTGTGGCGGGAGGCGGTGGTTTACACAAATTTATGGGTTGGAATGGACCAATGCTCACCGATTCCGGTGGTTTTCAGGTATTCAGCTTGAGCGAAATGCGGAAAATTTCCGAAGATGGTGTAACTTTTCGCTCACCCCACGATGGACAAATTATCCACTTAACGCCGGAACGCTCGATAGAGATCCAAAATACTCTAGGGGCTGATGTGATTATGGCCTTTGATGAATGTCCCCCCTACCCAGCTAGTCGCGAAGATGTAGAAGCAGCAACTCAGAGGACCTATCGCTGGCTAGAACGCTGTATGACCTTTCATCAACGTAGCGATCAAGCTTTGTTTGGTATCGTTCAAGGAGGGGTGTACCTGGATTTACGCGCCCAAGCCGCCCAAGCTTTAGCGAAGTTGGATTTGCCTGGATATGCCATTGGTGGCGTGAGTGTGGGAGAACCGCCGGAACTCATGGCTGATATTGTGCGAACTACAGCGCCGCTATTACCACGGGAAAAGCCCCGTTATTTAATGGGTGTGGGTACATATCGGGAAATGGCTATTGCGATCGCTTCTGGTGTAGATTTATTTGATTGTGTGATTCCCACCCGTTGGGCGAGACATGGTACGGCAATTGTGCAGGGGGAACGCTGGAATTTAAAGAATGCTAAGTTTCGTGAAGATTATACGCCATTAGATGAAACTTGCCCATGTTATGCTTGTCAAAACTTTAGCCGGGCTTACATTTCTCATTTAGTGCGATCGCAAGAAATTTTAGGATACACATTATTGAGCATTCACAACATTACCGAATTAATTCGTTTTACGCAAAAGATTCGTGAAGCAATATTAAGCGATCGCTTTGCCACCGAATTTGCCCACTGGCTCAACTAA
- a CDS encoding photosystem II reaction center protein K gives MEAALLLAKLPEAYQIFDPLVDVLPIIPVFFLLLAFVWQAAVGFR, from the coding sequence ATGGAAGCAGCATTGTTATTAGCAAAATTGCCTGAAGCTTACCAAATCTTCGATCCTTTGGTAGATGTTCTCCCAATTATTCCCGTCTTTTTCTTGTTGTTGGCTTTTGTATGGCAAGCAGCTGTTGGCTTTAGGTAA
- a CDS encoding 2Fe-2S iron-sulfur cluster-binding protein, whose product MGNIKFVKENKEVIAADGANLRLKAMENGIDIYKLIGKMTNCGGAGQCGTCIVEIVEGMENLSPRTNVENQKFKKKPDNYRLACQTLVNGPVSVVTKP is encoded by the coding sequence ATGGGTAACATCAAATTTGTCAAAGAAAATAAAGAAGTAATAGCAGCTGATGGGGCTAATCTTCGACTTAAAGCCATGGAAAACGGCATTGACATATATAAATTAATTGGCAAAATGACCAATTGCGGTGGTGCTGGTCAATGCGGTACTTGCATTGTGGAGATAGTCGAAGGAATGGAAAACCTTTCCCCTCGCACAAATGTAGAGAACCAAAAGTTTAAGAAAAAGCCTGATAATTACCGTCTCGCCTGTCAAACCCTAGTCAATGGCCCAGTTAGTGTAGTCACAAAACCCTAA
- the psbM gene encoding photosystem II reaction center protein PsbM, whose translation MQVNELGFVASILFVLVPAVFLIVLYIQTASREGGKDS comes from the coding sequence ATGCAAGTAAATGAACTAGGGTTTGTAGCGAGCATTCTGTTCGTTCTAGTTCCCGCAGTGTTTTTAATCGTTCTTTACATCCAAACTGCTAGCCGTGAAGGTGGAAAAGATTCTTGA
- a CDS encoding universal stress protein, with product MIDKILLAVSGLGHAEEMLKTLKEMPSIKSAKVTVLHVVPPQTTSEAMTDKWEEGGKILANAIQFLNLDPSQVSSILRQGDPKDVVCQVADEMDADLIIMGSRGLKRLQSILSNSVSQYVFQLSSRPMLLVKDDIYVKRIKRVMVAMDNSDSARKCLSLAVFLLQDVQGSQLILTNVTTDLRGKTSEVTDINPEKNSVLAEAVAEAQKYGVQTRCVTSSGKPGEEICRQAEELNTDLLLIGSPDRRPSVAKSLVDIDRLIGASLSDYVRVNATCPVLLARTVA from the coding sequence ATGATTGATAAAATTTTGCTAGCGGTTTCTGGCTTGGGCCATGCAGAAGAAATGCTCAAAACCTTAAAGGAGATGCCATCAATCAAATCCGCAAAGGTGACAGTTCTGCACGTTGTACCTCCCCAAACTACGTCTGAGGCAATGACAGATAAATGGGAAGAAGGTGGTAAAATTCTGGCTAATGCCATTCAGTTTCTGAATTTAGACCCCAGTCAGGTGTCTTCAATTTTGCGCCAAGGTGACCCCAAGGATGTAGTTTGCCAAGTAGCAGATGAAATGGATGCTGACTTAATTATTATGGGTTCACGGGGACTCAAGCGTTTGCAATCAATTTTATCTAACTCGGTTAGTCAGTATGTTTTCCAGCTATCTTCTCGCCCCATGTTGCTGGTTAAGGATGATATTTATGTCAAGAGAATTAAGCGCGTGATGGTGGCGATGGATAACTCTGATTCTGCCAGAAAATGCTTAAGTTTGGCAGTTTTCTTGTTACAAGATGTTCAGGGGAGTCAGTTAATTTTGACTAATGTGACTACAGATTTGCGTGGCAAAACATCTGAAGTTACGGATATTAACCCCGAAAAAAATTCAGTTTTGGCAGAAGCGGTTGCTGAGGCTCAAAAATATGGTGTGCAAACTCGTTGTGTCACTAGTAGCGGCAAACCTGGTGAAGAAATTTGTCGTCAGGCAGAAGAGTTAAATACAGACTTATTATTGATCGGATCTCCCGACCGTCGGCCATCGGTGGCTAAGAGTTTAGTGGATATAGACAGACTTATTGGTGCTTCTTTGTCTGACTATGTTCGAGTTAATGCCACTTGTCCGGTGTTGTTGGCGCGGACTGTGGCTTAA
- a CDS encoding pentapeptide repeat-containing protein, producing the protein MVLEMTPEELVGCYFQGQRDFRGIKLIQSPFDVEGNEIDLRRLCLRDINLSGAYLNKADFTETDLSGANLLGAVLEQACFRRAIVRDANLYSANLRWCDLTEADLRGTILDHINATCAYFDRAINIGAMEYAILADASFQDAHIPDQLICRGGNLIWRTVMPDGSIKLGPQYGDGEGR; encoded by the coding sequence ATGGTTTTGGAAATGACTCCAGAAGAATTGGTTGGTTGCTACTTCCAAGGGCAGCGTGACTTTCGAGGAATTAAGTTGATCCAATCCCCGTTTGATGTCGAAGGAAACGAAATCGATTTGCGGAGGTTGTGTTTGCGAGATATTAACTTGAGTGGAGCCTATTTGAACAAGGCTGATTTTACTGAAACTGATTTGAGCGGAGCCAATTTGCTGGGAGCGGTTTTGGAACAGGCTTGTTTCAGACGTGCTATTGTTAGGGATGCTAATTTGTATTCCGCTAATTTGCGCTGGTGTGATTTGACCGAAGCTGATTTGAGGGGAACTATCCTCGATCATATCAATGCCACGTGCGCTTACTTCGACAGAGCAATCAATATTGGAGCGATGGAATATGCTATTTTGGCTGATGCTAGCTTCCAAGATGCTCATATCCCTGACCAACTTATCTGTCGTGGCGGAAATTTGATTTGGAGAACTGTTATGCCCGATGGCAGTATCAAACTTGGACCCCAGTACGGAGATGGGGAAGGTCGATAG
- a CDS encoding M3 family metallopeptidase — protein sequence MSANVTISQNPLLKGSGLPPFGEIQPEQIVPAFKQLLAELDQQLTNLEANIQPTWSGLVEPLEKLTERLNWSWGIVSHLMGVKNSPELRAAYETVQPQVVQFSNKLGQSQPVYHAFKELRASDNWATLESAQQRIVEAAIRDAELSGVGLEGDARERFNSIQMELAELSTKFSNHVLDATTAFSLTLTTKAEIDGLPDSLVSLSAQLARDAGDENATPENGPWRITLDFPSYGPFMQHSTRRDLREKLYKAYITRAASGEFDNQPLIERILELRQELAQLLGFENYAELSLASKMAPNVAAVEALLEELRQASYDAAVKDLEALKAFAATKKAAEAEDLQHWDTSFWAERQREEKFAFTSEELRPYFPLPQVLDGLFGLVQRLFGVTVTPADGQAPVWHENVRYFQIADETGSPLAYFYLDPYSRPSEKRGGAWMDVCINRSKITENGVTEIRLPVAYLVCNQSPPVDGKPSLMTFYEVETLFHEFGHGLHHMMTKVDYTGAAGINNVEWDAVELPSQFMENWCYERPTLFGMAKHYQTGEPLPEHYYQKLLAARNYMSGSVMLRQVHFSSVDLELHYRYRPGSGETAADMRQKIAKTTTVLPPLPEDAFLCAFGHIFAGGYAAGYYSYKWAEVLSADAFAAFEEAGLEDEQAIKATGKRYRETVLALGGSQHPMNVFASFRGREPSTTSLLKHTGLLATVN from the coding sequence ATGAGTGCAAATGTCACTATTTCTCAAAATCCCTTACTTAAAGGTTCTGGCTTACCTCCCTTCGGTGAGATTCAACCAGAGCAAATAGTACCAGCTTTCAAGCAGCTATTGGCAGAACTTGACCAGCAGCTAACTAACTTGGAAGCTAATATTCAGCCTACTTGGAGTGGTTTAGTAGAGCCATTAGAAAAGCTCACAGAACGGTTGAACTGGAGTTGGGGCATAGTGAGCCATTTAATGGGTGTGAAAAATAGCCCTGAATTGCGCGCAGCTTATGAAACCGTACAACCACAAGTAGTACAATTCAGCAACAAGCTTGGTCAAAGCCAGCCAGTTTATCATGCTTTCAAGGAACTCCGCGCCAGTGATAACTGGGCAACTTTAGAATCAGCCCAGCAGCGAATTGTTGAAGCTGCCATCAGAGATGCTGAACTTTCCGGTGTAGGCTTAGAAGGAGATGCACGGGAGCGTTTCAACTCCATCCAAATGGAGTTAGCAGAACTTTCTACCAAGTTCTCAAACCATGTCCTCGATGCCACAACAGCCTTTAGTTTAACCCTAACCACCAAAGCCGAAATTGACGGCTTACCCGATAGCTTAGTTAGTCTATCTGCACAGCTGGCGCGTGATGCGGGAGATGAAAACGCCACCCCAGAAAATGGCCCTTGGCGGATTACTTTAGACTTTCCCAGCTATGGCCCATTCATGCAGCACAGCACCCGCAGAGATTTGCGGGAAAAACTTTATAAAGCTTATATAACTCGTGCTGCATCAGGTGAATTTGATAATCAGCCCCTAATTGAGCGCATTTTAGAATTGCGGCAAGAACTAGCCCAATTACTCGGCTTTGAAAATTATGCCGAATTGAGCCTAGCCAGTAAAATGGCTCCTAATGTTGCCGCAGTGGAAGCATTATTAGAAGAACTCCGTCAAGCGAGTTATGATGCTGCTGTCAAAGATTTAGAAGCACTTAAGGCTTTTGCAGCTACCAAGAAAGCAGCAGAAGCGGAAGATTTACAACACTGGGATACCAGCTTTTGGGCAGAACGTCAACGGGAAGAAAAATTTGCTTTCACCTCCGAGGAATTACGTCCTTACTTTCCCCTACCTCAAGTTTTAGATGGCTTATTTGGACTGGTGCAGCGGCTGTTTGGTGTTACCGTCACCCCTGCCGATGGTCAAGCCCCAGTCTGGCATGAAAATGTGCGTTATTTTCAAATTGCTGATGAAACTGGTAGTCCTCTAGCTTACTTCTACTTAGACCCCTACAGCCGTCCATCGGAAAAGCGCGGTGGTGCTTGGATGGATGTCTGTATTAATCGCAGCAAAATTACCGAAAATGGTGTAACAGAGATTCGTTTACCTGTGGCGTATTTGGTATGTAACCAAAGTCCCCCAGTGGATGGTAAGCCCAGTTTAATGACTTTTTATGAAGTAGAAACGTTATTTCATGAATTTGGTCATGGCTTGCATCACATGATGACCAAAGTAGACTACACCGGAGCAGCAGGGATTAACAATGTCGAATGGGATGCCGTAGAATTACCCAGCCAGTTTATGGAAAACTGGTGCTATGAGCGACCAACTTTGTTTGGCATGGCAAAGCATTATCAAACTGGTGAACCCTTACCGGAGCATTATTACCAAAAACTCCTAGCTGCACGCAACTATATGAGTGGTAGTGTGATGTTGCGGCAAGTTCACTTCAGCAGTGTTGATTTAGAATTACATTATCGTTATCGCCCTGGTAGTGGTGAAACCGCCGCAGATATGCGTCAAAAGATTGCCAAAACTACTACAGTTTTACCACCTCTACCAGAAGACGCTTTTTTATGCGCTTTTGGTCACATTTTCGCTGGTGGTTATGCCGCAGGTTATTACAGTTACAAGTGGGCTGAAGTTCTCAGTGCTGATGCGTTTGCTGCTTTTGAAGAAGCTGGTTTAGAAGATGAACAAGCGATAAAAGCTACAGGTAAACGTTACCGGGAAACAGTCTTAGCTCTCGGTGGTAGTCAGCACCCGATGAATGTGTTTGCATCTTTCCGAGGTCGTGAACCTAGTACCACTTCGTTACTCAAGCATACTGGTTTATTAGCGACTGTGAATTAA